One window of the Candidatus Obscuribacterales bacterium genome contains the following:
- a CDS encoding DUF1816 domain-containing protein produces the protein MSDIWLSMLEFLGQAWWAEVITDNPRCTYYFGPFASSSEAESAKAGYVADLRQEGATNIRVTIKRCKPDPKDLTLYEGADEDDAALQVGGLPIFSS, from the coding sequence ATGAGTGATATTTGGTTAAGTATGCTGGAATTTCTGGGGCAAGCTTGGTGGGCTGAGGTTATTACCGATAACCCGCGCTGCACCTACTACTTTGGCCCATTTGCAAGTTCGAGTGAAGCCGAGTCAGCGAAGGCTGGCTATGTTGCAGATTTGCGGCAAGAAGGTGCGACCAATATTCGAGTGACGATTAAGCGTTGTAAGCCAGATCCCAAAGATCTCACTCTTTATGAGGGTGCAGATGAAGATGATGCTGCTTTGCAAGTTGGAGGCTTGCCTATCTTTAGCAGCTAG
- a CDS encoding alpha/beta hydrolase: MPIALNVHTTGQGFPILCLHGHPGSSRCMEVFTQPLSQQFQMIAPDLRGYGGSPAHQAFTMQDHLADLHQLLDQLNIDRYIALGWSLGGILAMELALSQGDRLAGLILVATAAHPRSNHPPVGWMEVANTGIASIVNRLVPGWQWNIDTFGRRSLYQYLIQRHTPSTYQYLADAALSAYLQTSRHATAALNQAIRSGYNRTADLSSISCPALVLAGECDRHIMASASAETAQQLQQGQFQQYPNTAHLFPWEVPQQVITDIQAWLADIQLHPEDLPSNSITDDTL; encoded by the coding sequence ATGCCCATAGCCCTTAATGTGCATACAACAGGTCAAGGATTTCCGATCCTATGTCTCCACGGCCACCCTGGCTCTAGCCGCTGCATGGAGGTGTTTACGCAACCTCTATCACAGCAGTTTCAGATGATTGCACCCGATCTGCGAGGCTATGGAGGCAGTCCAGCTCACCAGGCCTTTACCATGCAGGATCATCTGGCTGACCTTCATCAATTACTTGATCAGCTCAACATCGATCGCTATATCGCCTTGGGCTGGTCACTGGGGGGCATTTTAGCAATGGAACTAGCACTATCTCAGGGCGATCGCTTGGCTGGACTCATCTTGGTGGCCACAGCAGCCCATCCTCGCAGCAATCATCCGCCAGTAGGCTGGATGGAGGTAGCCAATACAGGAATTGCCTCAATTGTGAACCGACTCGTTCCTGGCTGGCAGTGGAACATTGACACCTTTGGGCGGCGATCGCTCTACCAATATCTCATTCAGCGGCATACGCCCAGCACCTACCAATACCTTGCCGATGCCGCCCTCAGTGCCTATCTACAAACCTCACGCCACGCGACTGCTGCCCTCAACCAAGCGATTCGCTCGGGCTACAATCGCACAGCAGATCTGTCATCTATTTCATGCCCTGCCTTAGTTCTAGCCGGAGAATGCGATCGCCACATCATGGCTAGCGCCAGCGCTGAAACAGCCCAGCAGCTACAGCAAGGGCAATTTCAGCAATACCCAAACACGGCTCACCTCTTTCCTTGGGAAGTTCCGCAGCAAGTGATCACCGATATCCAAGCCTGGCTGGCCGATATCCAGCTTCATCCTGAAGACCTTCCTAGCAATTCAATCACCGACGATACCTTGTGA
- a CDS encoding STAS domain-containing protein — protein MIELNDKEAAIPETLTLTVSLRGTREVKSSYQLFRLAGLLDAFSEPTFRKVFSAYADEDPKNLILDLSQIDFVDSSGLGALVQLVKKVQTAGGSMQIVTNPRVTQTVKLVRLEKFLALQPSVDVAIENVNKPAD, from the coding sequence TTGATTGAGTTAAATGATAAGGAGGCCGCCATTCCGGAAACACTCACGCTAACTGTCAGTTTGCGAGGCACTAGAGAGGTTAAAAGCAGCTATCAGCTATTTCGGCTGGCTGGCTTGCTTGATGCCTTTTCTGAACCGACTTTCCGCAAAGTGTTCAGCGCCTACGCCGATGAAGATCCCAAAAACCTCATCCTAGATTTGTCCCAGATTGACTTTGTAGACAGCTCTGGCTTGGGGGCACTTGTTCAGCTTGTTAAAAAGGTGCAAACGGCTGGGGGCAGTATGCAAATTGTGACTAACCCCCGCGTGACGCAAACGGTCAAGCTTGTGCGGCTAGAAAAGTTCTTGGCGCTGCAGCCGTCGGTGGATGTCGCGATCGAGAATGTCAACAAGCCGGCAGACTAG
- a CDS encoding protein-arginine deiminase family protein, translating to MACLGGMLALLLVLLHTCVWSPLSARLARPDPPLVVAGDTNRDGRLSRDDLRDRHLWTWESGMLILANVDDDDGNGIADAADTVVNGPADEQDLAIATITLTPGQLSSSELWVDVNMESRLAINLFQRVDDQWQFLDLSRPVPLTVPSRTSQGNDPIVLTLGIEAKQFAQTNWPGLTRLTVRLQDEKRRAIATDAIALRVAPWLMLPNSARTTDLYIGVGYYDNDQMRSQLDRILPRLGVTLHEYESDNWQDMWTQDMMEIGYQEIPGHSGMHVVLRANRDDEQYPKTLLAPDVGYITVGEPRNLNVADELADWFGNLEVTPPIKDFPLGRSYYGRNTKTGVEMHPMIVDFLRRQGVQTPLWLDTSWLLIKHVDELISFVPSPEGQPYVLVHDMEDGIKLLQDLRSQGAGEEWIGEPPMTVNEALETYSSISSRMQRSVLDRIIRMVRQDLKINEDRIIRLPVVFTGLRNASTLWSNSVNSVFVNGTLILGDPHAPLVNGEDYIQRVIRQRLAQARIRVEFVDDRPYQANHGNVHCATNTKRQTLRPQFWSYLTSS from the coding sequence ATGGCTTGTCTGGGCGGTATGTTGGCACTACTGCTCGTGTTGCTGCATACCTGTGTTTGGAGTCCGTTGAGTGCTCGTCTTGCGCGCCCAGATCCTCCCTTGGTGGTGGCGGGCGATACCAATCGGGATGGCAGACTGTCTAGGGATGATTTACGCGATCGTCATCTGTGGACTTGGGAGTCTGGGATGTTGATCCTGGCCAATGTGGATGATGATGACGGCAACGGCATCGCTGATGCAGCGGATACGGTGGTGAATGGCCCAGCGGATGAACAGGATCTAGCGATCGCCACCATTACCCTCACGCCTGGGCAACTATCCTCCTCAGAGTTGTGGGTTGATGTGAATATGGAATCGCGTCTGGCCATCAACCTATTTCAGCGAGTTGATGATCAGTGGCAGTTCCTTGATCTCAGTCGTCCAGTGCCTTTGACGGTTCCATCTAGAACCTCTCAGGGAAATGATCCCATAGTGCTAACGCTGGGGATTGAGGCGAAGCAATTTGCCCAAACCAATTGGCCTGGGTTAACGCGGTTGACCGTGCGCCTGCAGGATGAAAAACGACGAGCGATCGCTACCGATGCGATCGCCTTGCGGGTGGCTCCCTGGTTGATGCTGCCCAATTCTGCTCGCACCACGGATCTCTACATCGGCGTGGGCTACTACGACAATGACCAAATGCGATCGCAGCTAGACCGCATCCTGCCGCGATTGGGCGTGACTCTGCATGAGTATGAAAGCGACAACTGGCAGGACATGTGGACGCAAGACATGATGGAAATTGGCTACCAGGAAATACCAGGGCATTCAGGGATGCATGTGGTATTACGCGCCAATCGAGACGATGAGCAATATCCCAAAACCTTGCTGGCCCCCGATGTCGGCTATATTACCGTGGGTGAGCCGCGCAATCTGAATGTGGCGGATGAGCTGGCCGACTGGTTTGGCAATCTAGAGGTGACACCGCCAATTAAGGACTTTCCTCTGGGGCGATCGTACTATGGGCGCAACACCAAAACCGGGGTTGAGATGCACCCCATGATTGTAGATTTCCTGAGGCGTCAGGGGGTGCAAACGCCCCTGTGGTTGGATACCTCTTGGCTGCTTATTAAGCATGTGGACGAACTGATTAGCTTTGTTCCATCTCCCGAGGGTCAGCCCTATGTGCTGGTTCATGATATGGAAGACGGGATTAAACTACTGCAGGACTTGCGATCCCAGGGGGCAGGGGAGGAATGGATTGGGGAACCGCCCATGACAGTGAATGAAGCCCTAGAAACCTATAGTTCGATCAGCTCACGGATGCAGCGCTCTGTGCTCGATCGCATTATCCGTATGGTGAGGCAAGACCTAAAGATTAATGAGGATCGGATTATTCGCCTGCCTGTGGTGTTTACGGGGCTGCGCAATGCCTCTACGCTCTGGTCGAATTCAGTGAACTCGGTGTTTGTCAACGGCACATTGATTCTCGGCGATCCCCACGCGCCGCTGGTGAATGGCGAAGACTATATTCAACGGGTGATTCGCCAGCGTTTAGCTCAAGCTAGAATTCGGGTTGAGTTTGTAGACGACAGACCCTATCAAGCCAATCATGGCAATGTTCATTGCGCTACCAACACCAAACGACAAACGCTGCGTCCCCAGTTTTGGTCGTATCTCACATCCAGTTAA
- a CDS encoding ribonuclease III domain-containing protein, with protein MGADPSLTWSSEQVQRLSPAALAYIGDAVYELYVRQLYLFPPKRPRLYHQLVVAQVRAEQQASYLDVLQPFLTEHEKEMVRRGRNAASNRPSRHDQSTYQQSTGLEALVGYLHLTDPQRLQQLLDILKPEVLSASASS; from the coding sequence ATGGGGGCTGACCCATCGTTGACCTGGTCTAGTGAGCAAGTTCAGCGCCTTTCCCCAGCAGCCTTGGCTTACATAGGTGATGCTGTCTATGAGTTGTATGTAAGGCAGTTATACCTATTTCCCCCCAAGCGTCCTCGGTTGTACCATCAGCTTGTGGTGGCTCAGGTTCGGGCAGAGCAACAGGCGAGTTATCTTGATGTGTTGCAACCTTTTCTTACAGAGCATGAGAAGGAAATGGTTCGACGGGGCCGTAACGCTGCATCCAATCGCCCATCGCGCCATGACCAAAGCACGTATCAACAATCAACAGGATTAGAAGCGTTAGTGGGATATTTGCATTTGACGGATCCCCAAAGGTTGCAGCAGTTGCTGGATATTCTCAAGCCGGAGGTGCTGTCAGCAAGTGCTTCTTCATAA
- the radC gene encoding DNA repair protein RadC: MTYHLRVTDLPSSERPRERLMLHGAKSLSTAELIAILLGTGQGPGKLSAVGLGQHILHKMSEHQRDALTVLRDITASELMQIQGVGPAKATTILAAIELGKRVLHSRPSDRPIVDDPAIAASILSPDLMWQSQERFAVVLLDVKNRLIGTQVITIGTATETLAHPREIFREVIRQGATRLIVAHNHPSGSVDPSPEDLYLTRQLLEAGQLLGVPLLDHLILGNGTHASLRQLTPLWHELPQGD, encoded by the coding sequence ATGACCTACCATCTCAGGGTGACCGATTTACCGAGTAGCGAACGCCCTCGGGAACGATTAATGCTCCACGGAGCCAAAAGCCTGTCTACGGCAGAGCTGATTGCAATTTTGTTGGGGACGGGGCAAGGCCCGGGTAAGCTGTCTGCTGTGGGGCTGGGTCAGCATATTTTGCATAAAATGAGCGAACATCAGCGGGATGCTCTGACGGTGCTGCGCGATATTACCGCCTCGGAGCTGATGCAAATTCAAGGTGTTGGCCCTGCCAAAGCCACCACCATTTTGGCGGCCATTGAACTGGGTAAACGGGTGCTGCATTCTCGCCCCAGCGATCGCCCAATTGTTGATGATCCAGCGATCGCCGCCTCAATTTTGAGCCCAGACTTGATGTGGCAATCCCAAGAACGATTTGCCGTTGTGTTGCTGGATGTCAAAAATCGGCTGATTGGTACCCAGGTGATTACGATTGGCACGGCTACGGAAACCCTGGCCCATCCTCGCGAAATCTTTCGAGAGGTGATTCGTCAAGGGGCAACTCGTTTGATTGTGGCCCACAACCATCCCTCCGGTAGCGTAGACCCCAGCCCTGAAGATCTCTATCTCACACGCCAACTGCTAGAGGCAGGGCAACTTTTGGGTGTGCCGCTGTTAGATCACTTAATTTTGGGCAACGGCACCCACGCCAGCCTTCGCCAACTAACGCCGTTATGGCACGAACTTCCTCAGGGAGACTAG
- the rlmB gene encoding 23S rRNA (guanosine(2251)-2'-O)-methyltransferase RlmB — translation MAPKPNRSRSSSDRPYDRASRPSSGRPYKGKARPSAPSSSTDQPIQRKRRVDPSSDAKPYKRRIESDANPSYKRRVDPASDAKPYKRRVGQEAPIADDAPRPRLKKSGRDRPPRFRAEATPSRRPLESLPPVDDPSDILSDDDPQSDLIYGRHSVVSALESERSLNRIWITAKLRYDPRFYTLLQEAKRQGTVIDEVTPQRISHLTRHANHQGVAAQVTPYQYLDLEELITMAKSKAEKPVLIAIDGVTDPHNLGAIARTAEALGAQGIVIPQRRSVGITSTVMKVAAGALETLPVARVVNLSQALEELKQAGFWIYGTAANAADKPIHTVTFDSATVLVIGGEGEGLSVLTQRHCDALVSVPLQGRTPSLNASVAAGMALYEIYRQRWNNTVHMNALQKKSNGV, via the coding sequence ATGGCTCCTAAACCTAATCGTTCAAGATCATCTAGCGATCGCCCCTATGATCGGGCTAGTCGTCCATCATCTGGCCGTCCTTATAAGGGCAAAGCCCGTCCTAGTGCTCCATCCTCTTCAACAGATCAGCCCATTCAGCGTAAGCGTCGGGTTGATCCTTCGTCGGATGCTAAGCCCTACAAGCGTCGGATTGAATCAGATGCGAACCCATCCTACAAGCGTCGGGTTGATCCTGCTTCAGACGCTAAGCCCTACAAGCGTCGGGTTGGCCAAGAAGCACCGATCGCCGATGATGCGCCTCGGCCACGGCTGAAAAAATCAGGGCGCGATCGCCCCCCACGTTTCCGAGCTGAAGCCACGCCGTCTCGCCGACCCTTAGAATCCTTGCCGCCCGTTGATGATCCCAGCGATATCTTATCCGACGATGATCCACAATCTGACCTCATCTATGGACGGCATAGTGTTGTGTCTGCCCTAGAAAGCGAGCGCAGCCTCAACCGCATCTGGATTACTGCTAAGTTACGTTACGATCCCCGCTTTTATACCCTGCTCCAAGAGGCTAAACGTCAGGGAACCGTCATTGATGAAGTCACCCCTCAGCGCATTAGTCACCTCACTCGCCATGCCAACCATCAAGGGGTCGCGGCCCAGGTCACACCCTACCAGTATTTAGACTTAGAAGAGCTAATTACGATGGCTAAGTCAAAAGCTGAAAAGCCTGTCCTGATTGCCATTGACGGTGTGACTGATCCCCATAACTTAGGAGCGATCGCTCGGACTGCAGAGGCTCTGGGTGCCCAAGGGATCGTGATCCCCCAGCGGCGATCGGTGGGGATCACGTCCACCGTGATGAAGGTAGCGGCTGGAGCTTTAGAAACTCTTCCAGTTGCAAGGGTTGTCAACCTTAGCCAAGCCTTGGAAGAATTGAAGCAGGCAGGGTTTTGGATCTATGGAACTGCCGCCAATGCCGCTGATAAACCCATTCACACGGTGACCTTTGATAGTGCAACGGTACTGGTGATTGGCGGAGAAGGGGAAGGTTTAAGCGTGTTAACTCAACGCCATTGTGATGCACTTGTGTCTGTGCCGCTGCAGGGACGGACTCCCAGCTTAAATGCGTCGGTTGCGGCAGGAATGGCGCTGTATGAGATCTATCGGCAGCGATGGAATAATACGGTGCATATGAATGCTTTACAAAAAAAGAGCAACGGAGTATAA
- the hetR gene encoding heterocyst differentiation master regulator HetR: MTNDVDLIKHLSPSAMDQIMLYLAFSAMRTSGHRHGAFLDAAATAAKCAIYMTYLEQGQNLRMTGHLHHIEPKRVKVIVEEVRQALTEGKLLKMLGSQEPRYLIQLPYVWLEQYPWVPGQHRISGSSLTPDEKRQIEEKLPDVIPDAQLLNSFQFMDVIEFLHMRSQENLPSERCLPLSEALAEHIKRRLIYSGTVTKVDSPWGLPFYALTRASYSPADEEERTYIMVEDTARYFRLMRGWAERQPKVVRILEELDIPSDRLEKALDELDEVIRNWADRYHEAGGDPTVLQMVIGPKDD, encoded by the coding sequence ATGACCAATGATGTTGACCTGATCAAACACCTTAGTCCCAGCGCAATGGATCAGATTATGCTGTACCTTGCGTTCAGTGCCATGCGCACCAGCGGACATCGGCACGGTGCCTTTTTAGATGCTGCGGCCACGGCTGCCAAGTGTGCGATATATATGACGTACCTTGAGCAGGGGCAAAACCTCCGCATGACCGGTCATCTGCATCATATTGAGCCCAAGCGGGTCAAGGTCATTGTTGAGGAGGTGCGCCAAGCCTTAACAGAGGGCAAGCTACTGAAAATGCTGGGGTCTCAAGAACCTCGGTATTTGATCCAACTCCCCTACGTATGGCTAGAGCAATATCCATGGGTTCCAGGCCAACACCGCATTTCAGGGTCAAGCCTCACCCCCGACGAAAAACGTCAAATTGAAGAAAAGCTGCCCGACGTCATTCCTGATGCTCAGCTCCTCAATTCGTTCCAGTTTATGGACGTGATCGAGTTTCTCCACATGCGATCGCAGGAAAACCTGCCGTCAGAACGCTGCTTGCCGTTGAGCGAAGCGCTGGCAGAACATATTAAACGACGCCTCATTTACTCCGGTACTGTCACCAAGGTGGACTCTCCTTGGGGGCTCCCTTTCTACGCGCTAACCCGGGCCTCATACTCTCCGGCTGATGAAGAAGAGCGCACCTACATCATGGTGGAAGATACCGCTCGTTATTTCCGGCTCATGCGAGGCTGGGCCGAACGCCAACCCAAGGTGGTTCGCATTCTAGAAGAATTAGACATTCCCAGCGATCGCCTTGAAAAGGCGTTAGATGAGCTGGATGAAGTCATTCGCAATTGGGCCGATCGCTACCATGAAGCGGGAGGCGATCCAACCGTCCTGCAAATGGTGATTGGCCCTAAGGATGATTAG